The genomic DNA CTTTGCCGCCAGCTGTGATAGACATCCTTCAGTCCGTTAAGAACGCCCACCCGTTGGATGTGCTCCGCACAGCGGTGTCGGCGCTGAGCGCTTTTGACCCCGATGTGGCAGAGATGACACCAGAAGCCAATTTGCGTAAAGGTATTCGGCTTATCGCCCAATTTCCGACCATCGTCGCCACTCACGAGCGGTTACGCAAAGGTTTAGAGCCCGTGTCGCCTCGCGACGACCTCAACCACGCCGCCAACTTTTTGTGGATGCTCAAAGGGGAAGAACCCGACGCCGATAGCGCCAAAGCGATGGACTTGGATTTCATCCTGCACGCCGAGCACAGTTCCAACGCATCTGCTTTCGCCGTGCGGGTCGCGGCGTCTACACTGGCGGATTTGCACGCTGCGATCGTGGCGGGCATCGCAACGCTCAAGGGTCCACTGCACGGTGGCGCGGCAGAAGCCGTCGTGGAGATGGCGCAGGAAATCGGTGAACCTGAACGCGCTGAAGCGTGGGTCAAAGAGCAACTGGCACAAGGCAAACGCATCATGGGCTTCGGGCATCGGGTTTACAAAACTGAAGACCCCCGCGCCCGGCACTTGCGGGCGCTGGCGAAGCGCTTGGGTGAAACTTTGGGCGACCCCAAAACCTTCCAAATCATGACCGCTATTGAACAGGCGATGACGCCACTGCGGGAAAAGGGCATCTATGTCAATGTGGACTTTTACGCAGGTTGCATCTACCACTATCTCGGCATCCCCGCCGACCTCTACATCCCGATCTTCGCCA from bacterium HR17 includes the following:
- the citZ gene encoding Citrate synthase 2, with the translated sequence MAEQVVLHRGLKSVYLDQTRICYIDGERGILLYRGYSIHDLAQHATFEEVCYLLLYGDLPNRQQLTEFDAALKSARSLPPAVIDILQSVKNAHPLDVLRTAVSALSAFDPDVAEMTPEANLRKGIRLIAQFPTIVATHERLRKGLEPVSPRDDLNHAANFLWMLKGEEPDADSAKAMDLDFILHAEHSSNASAFAVRVAASTLADLHAAIVAGIATLKGPLHGGAAEAVVEMAQEIGEPERAEAWVKEQLAQGKRIMGFGHRVYKTEDPRARHLRALAKRLGETLGDPKTFQIMTAIEQAMTPLREKGIYVNVDFYAGCIYHYLGIPADLYIPIFAIGRIPGWVAHALEQYADNVLIRPLLHYVGPMERQFVPIDQRP